A window of Pirellulales bacterium contains these coding sequences:
- a CDS encoding HD domain-containing phosphohydrolase, whose amino-acid sequence MSTVAASERDQRALMPIGIGTLSISCALEFDVYLPADKGADTTLYRRRTYPFTQADVERLAGRGIRTLYISFDDSRNYRDYVREHILKNEAIPAADRYIALREATRVVLSELLSNGDPTSAVDATRDVSQEMVRTVCDSKLLVNELLKAMSHDYSGFTHAMNVSSYSLLLAKRLGISDQEELLRIGQGALLHDIGMQFIPRRILDKPRKLTDKERQVVQQHTTRGFAELCRRTDLTTGQLMMVYGHHERCDGRGYPTALVRSEIHEHARLCAVVDVYAALTNDRPHRTASRHANVIEYLDRQAGRAFDEEMTRCWIDAVQNKQ is encoded by the coding sequence ATGAGCACCGTTGCGGCGAGCGAAAGGGATCAGCGCGCCCTGATGCCCATCGGCATCGGCACCTTAAGCATCTCGTGTGCGCTGGAGTTCGACGTGTATTTGCCGGCCGATAAGGGCGCCGACACGACGCTCTATCGCCGCCGCACGTATCCCTTCACGCAGGCCGATGTCGAACGTCTGGCCGGCCGGGGTATCCGCACGCTCTATATATCGTTCGACGATTCGCGAAACTACCGCGACTACGTTCGAGAACACATTCTCAAGAATGAAGCCATTCCCGCGGCCGACCGCTATATCGCCCTGCGCGAGGCGACACGCGTCGTGCTTTCCGAATTGCTCTCCAACGGGGATCCCACGAGCGCCGTCGATGCGACACGGGATGTCAGCCAAGAAATGGTTCGCACCGTTTGCGATTCGAAGCTGCTTGTGAACGAATTGCTCAAGGCAATGTCGCACGACTACAGCGGTTTCACGCATGCGATGAACGTGTCGTCCTACTCCCTATTGCTCGCCAAGCGGCTCGGCATTTCCGACCAGGAGGAGCTGCTCCGAATCGGCCAAGGGGCCTTGCTCCACGATATCGGCATGCAGTTCATTCCCCGTCGCATCCTCGACAAACCGCGAAAGCTCACGGACAAGGAACGGCAAGTGGTGCAGCAGCATACGACGCGCGGCTTCGCCGAACTCTGCCGCCGCACCGACCTGACGACGGGCCAATTGATGATGGTCTATGGGCATCATGAGCGCTGCGACGGTCGCGGCTATCCGACTGCCCTGGTGCGATCCGAGATTCACGAGCACGCACGGCTCTGTGCCGTGGTCGACGTTTACGCGGCGCTGACCAACGACCGGCCGCACCGTACGGCCTCTCGCCATGCGAACGTAATCGAGTATTTGGATCGGCAGGCGGGCCGAGCTTTTGACGAGGAGATGACCCGATGCTGGATCGATGCAGTCCAGAACAAGCAATAG